TTCCATTATCATGAAACTTTTAGCTACTCCTCCTGACTTAAATAAGATTGCTCGCCCGAACTGGATTGAAATCAACCTAGACGCTCTCTGCAACAACATTCAATTTATCAGAAGCCAAATTCCGGCTTCTACAAAAATTTTGCTCCCCGTCAAGGCCGACTCTTACGGCCACGGAAGCCTCGCCTGCTCTTTTGCTGCCAAGTTCGGTGGCGCCGACTACCTCGGTGTCGCCCACATCAGCGAAGGCATGTTGCTTCGCCAGTACGGCATGGACTTGCCGATTCTCGTGCTTGGTCCTTGCACACCGTCTGACTTTGCGTACTTTGTTGAATACCAGCTCACGGCAGCCATTACCGACATCCGCACTGCAATGGCCTTTGACCAGTTCCTTGGTGAAACTGGTACAGAATGCAAGGCTCATCTCGCTATTGACACTGGCATGAACCGCTACGGCTTTGATGCCGAAGACTTTAACAACATCCGCGCAGCACTTTCTCTCAAGCACCTCAAGTTCGAAGGCATGTTCACGCATCTCGCTACAGCCGACATGCCGGGGAATCCCAAGACCGAAGTGCAAATTCAGCGGTTCTCTCGCCTTGTCGACGTTCTTGAAGCTGAAGGTCTTCGCCCGGAAATTTGCCATTGCTCCAGTTCTGCAGGCACGCTCACGCACCCCGAAAGCCACTTCGACATGGTGCGTCCGGGCCTTGCGCTCTATGGTTACAACTGCATGGGGGCAGCTCCTTCCCCATGGCCCATCAAGCCTGTCATGAAGATTAAATCTACCATCCGCCACGTGCACGACGTGAAGCCTGGCGAAACGGTGAGCTACGGTGGTTACTGGGCTGCTCAACAGCTTACACGCATTGCAACCATCGCAATCGGTTATGGTGATGGTTATCTCCGTGGCGAATACAACAAGGGATTCGTCTTTATCCGCGGACAGCTCTGCCCGATTCTCGGACGCGTTTGCATGGATGCGACGATGGTCGACGTAAGCCACATTCCTGATGTGCAAGTTGGTGAAACTGTTGATGTTGTCAATGGTGAACTCGACTTCCGCATCTCGATGGAAAGCGTTGCCGACGAGCATCACACGATTCCATACGAACTAACAAGCCGTGTGGCTCGCCGTTTGTACCGCAAGTACTATTGGAAGAACCGCCTTGTACGTTGGGATTACCTCAAGGAAGAATTCGGTGTACAAGAATACAAGGAATACCCCTTGCGCTAGGAGAAATACCGCATGGTATGAAGTTTGATGACACGAAATTCACAAAGATAAGCCACCGGAATGTCTGGGGCGAATGGACCTTTATCTTCGAAGGATCCAAACTTTGTGGCCTAAAATTTCGGGAAACTTCAGACGAAATAAAAGCGACTCCGAGCAACGTGCAGGCATGTGCCTACGCAAGCCCCGACATGGAAACTGAATTAAATAACCGCGTTCGCAGCGCCTACCGCAAGGCAGTGAGCGAACTTAATTTGTACCTCGCAGGCAAAATCTGCGAGTTTTCTATACCCATAAAAATCTACGGGACAGACTTCCAGAAAAAAGTTCTTGAGGTCACACGACAAATTCCTTACGGCAAAACTTGGACTTACAAACAAGTTGCACAAGCCGTAAACCATCCGCAAGCTGTTCGTGCCGTCGGGAATGTATTGCATAGGAATCCGATTCAAGTCGTCATCCCCTGCCATCGCGTAATTGACAGCCGCGGTCGCCTGAGTGGCTACGCACTTGGCGTCGGATTAAAAAGAAGGCTCCTCTGCATGGAGGGAGCCATTCCGAATGAACTAATGCTGGAATAACGTTTTTATACAAAATTACAAACTTCCGTTTTTTTTACTTACATTATAAAAATTTGCTAGTCAAATCAATATTTTATTTTAAATTCACTGTTTAAAAGAATAACTATGAATTTCTGAGGAGCAAATTTTGAAATCAAGATTTTTCACCTATTGTATTGTTGCCGCAAGCCTCTTATCTGCCTGCGGAGATGATTCTTCCACAAGCCCAAGTACAAATACTGGCGATGCAAATGTTTCAAGTTCATCGGTCTCTAAAGAACCCACATCATCTGCAAAAGAAAACAATGAATCAAGCACAAACTCTAGCAGTTCAATTGAAGTTTCTAGCAGTTCAGCAGAAAACAACTCTAACGAAAAAAGTTCATCAAGTAATGCAGATGTCAAAGGTTCCCCTGCAAATTACAATCCAGAAACGGGAATTTTGACGGACGAACGCGATGGAGAAGTTTATA
The DNA window shown above is from Fibrobacter sp. UWB16 and carries:
- the alr gene encoding alanine racemase is translated as MKLLATPPDLNKIARPNWIEINLDALCNNIQFIRSQIPASTKILLPVKADSYGHGSLACSFAAKFGGADYLGVAHISEGMLLRQYGMDLPILVLGPCTPSDFAYFVEYQLTAAITDIRTAMAFDQFLGETGTECKAHLAIDTGMNRYGFDAEDFNNIRAALSLKHLKFEGMFTHLATADMPGNPKTEVQIQRFSRLVDVLEAEGLRPEICHCSSSAGTLTHPESHFDMVRPGLALYGYNCMGAAPSPWPIKPVMKIKSTIRHVHDVKPGETVSYGGYWAAQQLTRIATIAIGYGDGYLRGEYNKGFVFIRGQLCPILGRVCMDATMVDVSHIPDVQVGETVDVVNGELDFRISMESVADEHHTIPYELTSRVARRLYRKYYWKNRLVRWDYLKEEFGVQEYKEYPLR
- a CDS encoding methylated-DNA--[protein]-cysteine S-methyltransferase; this translates as MKFDDTKFTKISHRNVWGEWTFIFEGSKLCGLKFRETSDEIKATPSNVQACAYASPDMETELNNRVRSAYRKAVSELNLYLAGKICEFSIPIKIYGTDFQKKVLEVTRQIPYGKTWTYKQVAQAVNHPQAVRAVGNVLHRNPIQVVIPCHRVIDSRGRLSGYALGVGLKRRLLCMEGAIPNELMLE